The region TTCCGTCCAAGGCTAAATACGGGCGAGAGACCAATAGCGAACAAGTACCGCAAGGGAAAGATGAAAAGGACTTTGAAAAGAGAGTCAAAAAGTGCTTTAAATTGTCGGGAAGGAAGCGGATGGGGGCCGGCGATGCGCCCCGATCGGATGTGGAACGGTGACGAGCCGGTCCCCCGATCGACTCGGGGCGTGGACCAGCGTGGATTGGGGGAGCGGCCAAAGACCGGGCTCTCGATACGCTCGTGGAACGCCGTCTCCTTGATTGTGGCAGGCAGCGCATGCCTCCGGCGTGCTTCGGCATCTACGCGCTCTGGACGCTGGCCTGTGGGCTCCCCATTCGACCCGT is a window of Capsicum annuum cultivar UCD-10X-F1 unplaced genomic scaffold, UCD10Xv1.1 ctg67803, whole genome shotgun sequence DNA encoding:
- the LOC124893963 gene encoding uncharacterized protein LOC124893963, giving the protein MQPKSGGEFRPRLNTGERPIANKYRKGKMKRTLKRESKSALNCREGSGWGPAMRPDRMWNGDEPVPRSTRGVDQRGLGERPKTGLSIRSWNAVSLIVAGSACLRRASASTRSGRWPVGSPFDPS